One Argentina anserina chromosome 6, drPotAnse1.1, whole genome shotgun sequence genomic window, TAAGCTTGTCTATGGAATCTGATAGAAGAGCCTAAAGCTGCAAACATATGCTGTCTTCAATTCTATTTTGCATTTCCATACTTGTAGTAGGAAAAAATTGCGACTCTTATTCTGTTTATGTCAAAATCAGCGCAAAGATAATCGCTtcttcatttattttattttattttggttatgTTTTTTCTGCTGTGTTATCTTTCCAGCTTATGGTTTGCTCCCTATTTTCATCTGATCCTCTGACTCGCACCGAATAGTTGACTGGAAAACATGCGTATTTGTCAAACTGTCAAATAATGGCAGTAGTAGTGGCCATTTGAACAGAAATGTGCCTTTCACATTGAACATTTGAACCTTCTCCCTCTCCGTCCTGGACCAGTTCACATTCTCATCGTTGCACATGCGATAGTCGCACTCGTCTTAATACGATAGTTACTATTTACTGTGTTGTTAAAAAACGATTAAACTCATTAAACTCTCTCGTTTGGTAATATAGATATTTTTGCGGGGTTGGTTCGTAAATATCTTTTAAAGGCTAAAACCTCAGATTTTTTAACCTCGTTATTCCTCTgctgctgcttcttcttcttgttctgaAGCAGAGCTTTCAACAATGGATCCCAAAGTTGAtagtaaagaagaagaagatcagtATGGGGTTCTTCTATACTACAAGTACGCCCAAATTCCGGACCTTGACGAGCTCTTCAGCTTCTACGACTCAAACTGCAAGTCCCTCTCACTCCTCGGCCGCGTTCGTCTCTCTCCTCTCGGCGTCAACGTCACTGTACGTTTCTAAAGATTCAAActtttcttcatctttgaACTGGGTTTTGTATAATTGCTCGAAAAAGATGGCAATTGATTTTGGGGTTTGGTTATAGGTCGGTGGGACGTTGAGTGCATTGAAGAAGCACATTGCTGCGGTTGAGTCGAATGGTTTGTTTGAAGGAACTGACTTCAAGCTTGCAGCTTGTGGCCGCCCATCCAATGATAAGGTTGCTGAGGAATGTGGCTTCACTTGTCTCTCAATCCGCATTGTTAAGGTGATTGCTTGCTTCTTGGCGTTTCGATCATATGAATTGTTTTGATATATTCAACTACTTGGCTGTAATTTGTAGTGTGTGCATTGTATGATAGTAGAAAGCTCAGTTGTTCATGCTATAACTACTTAACTAGTTGGCCACTTACACTATGCCTGTTACTGTTTCTGGTGTAATCTTTTCATGTGTTGTTGGACTCAGGAATTGGTTACTCTCAGCTGTAATCCTCTGATAAAATCGCCAGAGATTTCACATGCTGGAAAGCATCTCTCCGCAGCTGAGTTTCATTCCGTTTTACAGAAAGCTGGTTAGTGACTTTCTGTCTCAACTTCACACTGCTTGCTGTAACTTGTGATTGTTGGAAAGTTTATTGTATAAAAAGATAGCAAGCTTTATTGATGTAATGGTATCTTGGTGTATATTCTACAGGACAATTACACAAAGAGAGCAAAGAAAACGATAGAGAACTTGTTCTATTGGATGCAAGGAATCTatatgaaacgagaattgggAAGTTCCACACACCAAATGTGGAGACTTTGGACCCGTGCATTAGGCAGTATAGTGATCTTCCCTCATGGATAGATGATAACTGTGATCAATTGCAAGGAAAATCAGTTCTAATGTAGGTGCTAATACGAACCTTGTAAGGGGTTTAGTGTCATTATAGGCTGTTGGTTCTCACATAGATCTAGtcatcatttttctttgtgtAATCAGTTGGCCTTCAGTGGACAGAACTAGCTCCATTAAAATTTATGTGGTACTTGATATTTTGGTTTCCATCCCCAGGTATTGCACTGGAGGAATCAGGTGTGAAATGGCATCAGCCTATATTAGGTCAAAAGGTGCTGGGTTTGAAAATGTGTTTCAGGTGTGCTCTTGTTAAAATGTAGCCTTTTGCTTTTATAGACAATAAGATTTGTACATTCTGATGATGATGCTGAAAATCTCTTTTGCTCTGCGAACTTGTTTGCAGTTATATGGTGGAATACAGCGTTATTTGGAACAGTTTCCAGATGGTGGTTTCTTCCAAGGGAAGAACTTTGTTTTTGATCATCGGTATGATTGTTTAGGCTTGTGATGCAGCTTGTTATTACTCATATACTGATATCCACTCTCTTCCCCTCAAATTTTATTGTAAGAAAACAATGGGGAAGGCATAAATGCATATGTTGTTTACAGTATCATTAGTCTCTGGCCATTTGGTCAAATCCTAGACAGAACATTTTGAAGAGAAGACTATGTCTTTCCAACTCATGATACTTTGTTGTActtgtacaaaaaaaaatagaaaagataagtAGAATGTAATCTCAACAGATCTTTCCAACTCATGATACTTTGTTGTACTTGTACAGAGCTTGATGATAAGCATACTAATGTGCTAATGAGTGTGGGTAGTATGGTATTAAAATATAGAAATGTTTGAAATATTTCTTTCATTATGCTGTAGGATCTCAGTCAGCAGTTCAGATGCAAATATTTTGGGTGCATGTCTTCTCTGTGCCACCTCTTATGATGACTATTCGTCGCGCCTTCGTTGCAATTACTGTAGAATGCTTGTATTAGTTTGTGATAGTTGCCAGGTATGCTCTTGTGAGTTACTTTTGTCATCACAGATTGAGGGATTCAATTCTTCTAAGATCATCTAGTAATTTTTTGTGAGCCATTTCATGCTTCCCAGTAATTTTAGTCATCGTCCTTCAGGGCTATTTAACGAAATTGGTTTCCATCACATAACACTACgcatattataaaaaaaactatgtcCTACAATGATCCTTCTATGGGTGTCTGAGCGATACATTGTTATTGGGTGTGCTTCCTTAAGATATGTGTGTGTTTGCCCTGCCTGATCCCTGATTTGTTCAATCTGTGTCAGCAGAGGAAGGGATCTGTATTTACTTGTGAGCTTTGCCACAATCATCACAAGGGTGTTGGGTTGACTTCTTCTATTGTAAACGACGAAATCAGTTCACTACCATCAGCTGACACTGCCTCTTCCGATACTAAGCTCTCATGCCAGGTGCCTTGCAGACAGGGTAAGGTCCGTAATCTGAATCACTTTGATAAACTGTATATTCTCACAAGTATCAAGGCTTTCATTTTGGTTATTAGCATATTGTGTGCTGGGTGCATAGTCAGTATATGCCATAGCAACTTGGCAATTTCTAACCGCAAATACTAATGTTTAGAACCTGAACTCCAGAAGAACTGAAGAGTTATAAttgcatgttttttttatatgcaTTGGCATTTCACTCCATTTTCATTGTCTCTGATGTTGTATCAACTGGTATGACACAGCTACTGGTTCTCCAAGAAAATTGAGAATCTTGTGCTTACATGGATTTCGTCAAAATGCTTCCAGTTTCAAAGGAAGAGCAGCCTCATTagcaaagaaactcaaaagcaTTGCTGAGCTCGTGTTTGTGGATGCACCTCATGAATTAGCATTCATATACCAACTACCCTCAGATCTCAGAGAGTTGCCTCACAGTTGTACCTCTCCACCAACACCACAACAAGGCACTAATCTTCCACCACCCTCGGAGCACTGCAAGAAAAAATACGCATGGCTTGTAGCACCTGGTTTCCGAGAAAAGACTGGTAACAGTAACTGGGAAATGGTAGATGGTCCGTTCGAACCTCTGCAGTACCAGCAGCAAACTGCAGGTTTTGATGAATCATTGGCATACATCAAAACCGTGTTTGCTCAGGAAGGCCCGTTTGACGGATTGCTGGGATTTTCACAGGGAGCAGCAATGGCAGCTGCGGTCGCTTTCACACAGCAAACACAAACTACACCATCAAAAACCGTGGAAATGCAGTTCAGATTTGTCATTCTGTGCTCTGGCTTCGGTATCAAGTTACTAAAACAACAGTTTGATGAGGAGAGAATGACCAAGAAATGCCACTGCCCTTCCCTCCACATATTCGGCAAGGACCATGGCAAAGACCGACAGATTGCCAAGCAAGAAAGCCGAGAGCTCGCCTCCTTATTCGACGAGGGCTGCTCGATCGTCATCGAACACGACTCCGGCCACATCATCCCTACCCGTCCTCCCTACATTGATGACATCAAGGACTTCCTCTCACGCTTCCTCTAAACCCCTCAAGTCCCCCAAACCCTAGTCACcctttaagtttttttttgaatcGCTTCACGTTATCCCAAAGGCTTCCTAGGCCCAAGGACTAATCCGTCGAGGGAGGTCTTCTTAAGGGCACTGCAGCCCCTCCCTAACCACTTTTAATAGTTTCGCGAATCGAACCTAGGTGGGGGAGCATGCTCAACTGGGCAAGATCCACTGCACTACCCTGGTTAGTCACCCTTTAAGTTTGGTAGCCTTATCTGTAACGCTCTTGTTTCCTTGTGCCAACCTTTTTAATGAATTTGGTTACTTTCACCCAAAAGTAAACAAAGAGAAAAGCAACGCATCTTCGTTTGGCTTCTTGCGTATTAGTCAAGTCTCGAGTCAGTACTACTACGTGTCACGTCTGACGTGTTCTGATCCGACAGCGACTCGTTCAAATAATCAGAATATTACTAACAAATGAAACCAGTGTGAAATCGATATTTATTACGCTGTGATGACGTCACGATGACGCAGCACATGACCGCAAAAGGATCTCTAGAAGCAAATGGTTACAGTCTCTAGTCTCTACAGTCACAGACACTGACCAGTCAACGTTACAGTAATTTAAGTATTAGCGTGTCATAGCTTGCTTAAGTGAAATTGCGTACGGACGGATGACGCGTGTCCCCGCGAACAACGCGTTTTCTTCGTCCCTTGTCTACCGCCCTGTATATCTATATAAATCCTTGTCTTCCTCCCCAAGACTCTCAATGACCCCATTTGCTTACTTCATCTCCACCACCTCTCATCTCATTTCTTCCTTCCTTTGCTGTTTGATTATTCCGGACTGCAGTGAATTAGGTTGAGCTTACACGTACTTTATCCATGGCGGCATCGGATAACCTGGCAGCGATGGAGCCGTGGGTGTACAGGCCGACGACGAACTCGACGTTTGCGGACTCGTGGATCTCGGGGGCGTTTGCGAGGGACAGTAAGGCTCTCACGATGGCTCTCCAGAAGTCGCTGATGGGGAACAAGAGCTCGGAATCTGCTGCTGATTCCGAGTTCTTGCCGTTCTTTGATACGT contains:
- the LOC126800097 gene encoding rhodanese-like domain-containing protein 6 isoform X2, with product MDPKVDSKEEEDQYGVLLYYKYAQIPDLDELFSFYDSNCKSLSLLGRVRLSPLGVNVTVGGTLSALKKHIAAVESNGLFEGTDFKLAACGRPSNDKVAEECGFTCLSIRIVKELVTLSCNPLIKSPEISHAGKHLSAAEFHSVLQKAGQLHKESKENDRELVLLDARNLYETRIGKFHTPNVETLDPCIRQYSDLPSWIDDNCDQLQGKSVLMYCTGGIRCEMASAYIRSKGAGFENVFQLYGGIQRYLEQFPDGGFFQGKNFVFDHRISVSSSDANILGACLLCATSYDDYSSRLRCNYCRMLVLVCDSCQRKGSVFTCELCHNHHKGVGLTSSIVNDEISSLPSADTASSDTKLSCQVPCRQATGSPRKLRILCLHGFRQNASSFKGRAASLAKKLKSIAELVFVDAPHELAFIYQLPSDLRELPHSCTSPPTPQQGTNLPPPSEHCKKKYAWLVAPGFREKTGNSNWEMVDGPFEPLQYQQQTAGFDESLAYIKTVFAQEGPFDGLLGFSQGAAMAAAVAFTQQTQTTPSKTVEMQFRFVILCSGFGIKLLKQQFDEERMTKKCHCPSLHIFGKDHGKDRQIAKQESRELASLFDEGCSIVIEHDSGHIIPTRPPYIDDIKDFLSRFL
- the LOC126800097 gene encoding rhodanese-like domain-containing protein 6 isoform X1, whose amino-acid sequence is MDPKVDSKEEEDQYGVLLYYKYAQIPDLDELFSFYDSNCKSLSLLGRVRLSPLGVNVTVGGTLSALKKHIAAVESNGLFEGTDFKLAACGRPSNDKVAEECGFTCLSIRIVKELVTLSCNPLIKSPEISHAGKHLSAAEFHSVLQKAGQLHKESKENDRELVLLDARNLYETRIGKFHTPNVETLDPCIRQYSDLPSWIDDNCDQLQGKSVLMYCTGGIRCEMASAYIRSKGAGFENVFQLYGGIQRYLEQFPDGGFFQGKNFVFDHRISVSSSDANILGACLLCATSYDDYSSRLRCNYCRMLVLVCDSCQQRKGSVFTCELCHNHHKGVGLTSSIVNDEISSLPSADTASSDTKLSCQVPCRQATGSPRKLRILCLHGFRQNASSFKGRAASLAKKLKSIAELVFVDAPHELAFIYQLPSDLRELPHSCTSPPTPQQGTNLPPPSEHCKKKYAWLVAPGFREKTGNSNWEMVDGPFEPLQYQQQTAGFDESLAYIKTVFAQEGPFDGLLGFSQGAAMAAAVAFTQQTQTTPSKTVEMQFRFVILCSGFGIKLLKQQFDEERMTKKCHCPSLHIFGKDHGKDRQIAKQESRELASLFDEGCSIVIEHDSGHIIPTRPPYIDDIKDFLSRFL